Proteins encoded by one window of Musa acuminata AAA Group cultivar baxijiao chromosome BXJ2-9, Cavendish_Baxijiao_AAA, whole genome shotgun sequence:
- the LOC103999526 gene encoding uncharacterized protein LOC103999526: MSARDLKVAQLLYSNPKPPISRGQEMPNTHTAAWVAEFVLRQPVEDWLANEIFLALPLPSPLPFRLRRTILLRRLTSDLSRGSPSLHTLHSLDLLLDDPPTSSSSAESMAVAYRAVALHCISLSFSASNYDAFTTFVDLLRSRVADLELAGPAVLATEPLKKLRMEIDAAVESGIVSGGLLERDTSNEALDAIRVYLKAAMEELGPPFLELAAEIVARNGIELGEPCSETSAKSGDKVKVSGVASGVGERTSSVSVAVDGEVVHLEKNKQMSSAVVDHGGNRETVLLETNPETSSTLCDTLDKDMENEIARKQNAVVHLGKPTDKFDPMSAPEVEKVANALKLSCVDLHKVVVDPLPDAVMKATEVLKNRSFGMTNDVEELEIQRQVGASGPVSAAKNGSKDNGADEIVEQSKVGASGQVSAVKTGSKDNGVDEIVEQSKKNDALDVDGSMQQRKDDAVQSNREPSVEKQSDGIDNRVQAAPTIHAEMKGTGISNTDGLQKRSLMDRNPTAHTFEWGEDPIESSSDKSPAAEKITLPSPKRKKTCSPLTIMENKKLVIRRKRKRWSSLEEETLRKAVRKHGVGNWKFILSCFSKIFEDRTEVDLKDKWRNMTRH; encoded by the exons ATGAGCGCTCGCGATTTGAAGGTCGCGCAATTGTTATATTCGAACCCCAAACCCCCAATCTCTCGCGGCCAGGAAATGCCGAATACACACACAGCCGCGTGGGTGGCGGAGTTCGTCCTCCGTCAGCCCGTCGAAGACTGGCTCGCCAACGAGATCTTCCTCGCCCTTCCTCTCCCGTCCCCACTCCCCTTCCGCCTCCGCCGCACcatcctcctccgccgcctcacCTCCGACCTCTCCCGTGGCTCCCCCTCCCTCCACACCCTGCACTCGCTCGACCTCCTCCTCGACGACCCCCCCACATCGTCCTCTTCCGCCGAGTCCATGGCCGTTGCCTACCGCGCCGTCGCCCTCCACTGcatctccctctccttctctgcCTCCAACTACGACGCCTTCACGACCTTCGTCGACCTCTTGCGTTCCAGGGTAGCCGACCTCGAGCTGGCGGGTCCCGCCGTCTTGGCAACCGAGCCGCTAAAGAAATTGAGGATGGAGATTGACGCCGCCGTCGAGAGCGGCATCGTTAGTGGGGGCTTGCTGGAGAGGGACACGAGCAACGAAGCATTGGATGCGATTAGGGTTTATTTGAAGGCCGCAATGGAGGAGTTGGGGCCGCCGTTTCTTGAACTCGCCGCCGAGATTGTTGCTAGAAACGGGATTGAGTTGGGAGAACCCTGTAGCGAAACTTCGGCCAAATCTGGTGACAAGGTTAAGGTTTCAGGAGTCGCCAGTGGAGTCGGAGAGAGGACTTCTAGTGTGTCTGTTGCGGTCGATGGAGAAGTGGTTCACTTGGAGAAGAATAAACAAATGTCATCTGCCGTCGTTGATCATGGTGGCAATAGAGAGACGGTTCTCTTGGAGACAAATCCCGAAACATCATCTACGTTGTGTGATACTC TGGACAAGGATATGGAGAATGAGATCGCTAGAAAACAAAATGCAGTTGTACACCTTGGAAAGCCCACTGACAAATTTGATCCTATGTCTGCACCTGAGGTTGAGAAGGTGGCTAATGCCCTTAAATTAAGTTGTGTGGATCTTCACAAGGTGGTGGTTGATCCTCTTCCAGATGCAGTGATGAAAGCAACTGAAGTATTGAAGAATAGGTCCTTTGGGATGACAAATGATGTGGAAGAATTAGAGATTCAACGTCAGGTAGGTGCAAGTGGACCAGTTTCAGCTGCTAAAAATGGTTCCAAAGACAATGGTGCGGATGAAATTGTGGAACAAAGCAAGGTAGGTGCAAGTGGACAAGTTTCAGCTGTTAAAACTGGTTCCAAAGACAATGGTGTGGATGAAATTGTGGAACAAAGCAAGAAAAATGATGCTCTTGATGTGGATGGAAGTATGCAGCAAAGAAAGGATGATGCTGTTCAATCAAATAGAGAACCGTCTGTTGAGAAACAATCAGATGGAATTGATAACAGGGTACAGGCAGCTCCAACAATCCATGCTGAGATGAAAGGGACTGGAATTTCTAATACTGATGGGTTGCAAAAACGAAGCCTGATGGATAGGAATCCAACTGCTCATACTTTCGAG TGGGGGGAGGATCCAATAGAGTCCTCCTCGGACAAGTCCCCAGCTGCGGAGAAAATTACCTTACCTAGTCCAAAGAGAAAGAAGACTTGTTCTCCCTTGACCATAATGGAAAACAAGAAGCTTGTTATAAGAAGGAAGCGCAAGAGATGGAGTTCACTGGAAGAAGAGACTCTGAGAAAGGCTGTACGGAA GCATGGAGTGGGTAATTGGAAGTTTATATTGAGCTGCTTTTCTAAAATATTTGAAGACAGGACAGAG GTTGATCTGAAGGACAAGTGGAGAAATATGACCAGGCActaa